A window of the Lepus europaeus isolate LE1 chromosome 5, mLepTim1.pri, whole genome shotgun sequence genome harbors these coding sequences:
- the SLC45A1 gene encoding proton-associated sugar transporter A isoform X1: protein MTAPAASGTPPGEALFPSVAPKDLWRSQVSGSVGSVTRHLSHRANNFKRHPKRRKCIRPSPPPPPNTPCPIELVDFGELHPQRSFRELLFNGCILFGIEFSYAMETAYVTPVLLQMGLPDQLYSLVWFISPILGFLLQPLLGAWSDRCTSRFGRRRPFILVLAIGALLGLSLLLNGRDIGAALADTAANHKWGIFLTVCGVVLMDFSADSADNPSHAYMMDVCSPVDQDRGLNIHALLAGLGGGFGYVVGGIHWDKTRFGRALGGQLRVIYIFTAITLSVTTVLTLVSIPERPLRPPGEKRTAMKSPSLPLPPSPPAPPEEGAGDPLPAQTATSFYASFSSPISPLSPLTPKYGSFVSRDSSLTGINEFASSFGASHIDSVLIDCFTGAQDPYLAMPGGAPRQPLSVSFPRAPDGFYRQDRGLLDRAEGALAADGDLLRVGSLDTPKPRSSGILKRPQTLALPDAAGGGGPDTSRRRNVTFSQQVANILLNGVKYESELTGSAEQAEPPLSARRLWATICHMPRALRSLCVNHFLGWLSFEGMLLFYTDFMGEVVFQGDPKAPHTSEAYEKYSSGVTMGCWGLCIYAFSAAFYSAILEKLEEFLSVRTLYFIAYLAFGLGTGLATLSRNLYVVLSLCVTYGILFSTLCTLPYSLLCDYYQSKKFAGSSADGTRRGMGMDISLLSCQYFLAQILVSLVLGPLTSAVGSASGVMYFSSLVSFLGCLYSSLCVIYELPPGDTGDDEQRPLLPSA, encoded by the exons ATGACCGCACCGGCGGCGAGCGGCACCCCTCCGGGAGAGGCCCTCTTCCCCAGCGTGGCCCCTAAGGACTTGTGGAGGTCGCAGGTCTCGGGCTCCGTGGGCTCCGTGACTCGGCACCTCAGCCACCGGGCCAACAACTTCAAGCGACACCCCAAGAGGAGGAAGTGCATCCGCCCCTCTCCGCCCCCCCCTCCAAATACCCCATGTCCAATCGAGCTGGTGGACTTCGGGGAGCTGCACCCCCAGAGGTCCTTCCGGGAGCTGCTCTTCAACGGCTGCATCCTGTTCGGCATCGAGTTCAGCTACGCCATGGAGACGGCGTACGTGACCCCGGTGCTCCTGCAGATGGGCCTGCCTGACCAGCTCTACAGCCTGGTGTGGTTCATCAGCCCCATCCTCG GATTCCTGCTGCAGCCGCTGTTGGGTGCGTGGAGTGACCGGTGTACCTCCAGGTTTGGAAGGAGACGCCCTTTCATACTTGTCCTGGCTATAG GGGCGTTGCTGGGCCTCTCGCTCCTGCTGAACGGCAGAGACATCGGCGCAGCCCTGGCCGACACGGCCGCCAACCACAAGTGGGGCATCTTCCTGACGGTGTGCGGGGTGGTGCTGATGGACTTCAGCGCAGACTCGGCTGACAACCCCAGCCACGCCTACATGATGGACGTGTGCAGCCCCGTGGACCAGGACCGGGGCCTGAACATCCACGCCCTTCTGGCAG gTCTCGGAGGAGGGTTTGGATACGTGGTCGGGGGGATCCACTGGGACAAAACGCGCTTCGGGAGGGCCCTGGGGGGCCAGCTCCGCGTCATCTACATCTTCACCGCCATCACCCTGAGCGTCACCACCGTCCTGACCCTTGTCAGCATCCCCGAGCGGCCCCTGCGGCCGCCTGGCGAGAAGAGGACGGCCATGAAGAGCCCCAGCCTCCCGCTGCCGCCGTCGCCGCCCGCCCCGCCGGAGGAAGGCGCCGGCGACCCCCTGCCCGCGCAGACGGCCACCAGCTTCTACGCCAGCTTCTCCAGCCCCATCTCCCCGCTGAGCCCCCTCACGCCCAAGTACGGCAGCTTCGTCAGCAGGGACAGCTCCCTGACCGGCATCAACGAGTTCGCCTCGTCCTTCGGCGCCTCCCACATCGACAGCGTCCTCATCGACTGCTTCACGGGGGCCCAGGACCCCTACCTGGCCATGCCGGGCGGCGCCCCCAGGCAGCCGCTCAGCGTCAGCTTCCCCCGGGCCCCCGACGGCTTCTACCGCCAGGACCGGGGCCTCCTGGACAGGGCGGAGGGCGCCCTGGCCGCAGACGGAGACCTTCTAAGGGTGGGCTCCCTGGATACCCCCAAGCCTCGGTCATCTGGGATCCTCAAGAGACCCCAGACCTTGGCTCTCCCGGACGCGGCCGGAGGAGGGGGGCCGGACACGAGCAGGAGGAGGAACGTGACCTTCAGCCAACAG GTGGCAAACATCCTACTCAACGGCGTGAAGTACGAGAGCGAGCTGACGGGCTCCGCCGAGCAGGCCGAGCCGCCGCTGTCCGCCAGGCGCCTCTGGGCCACCATCTGCCACATGCCCCGCGCGCTGCGCAGCCTCTGCGTCAACCACTTCCTGG GGTGGCTGTCGTTCGAGGGGATGCTGCTCTTCTACACGGACTTCATGGGCGAGGTGGTGTTCCAGGGGGACCCCAAGGCCCCGCACACGTCGGAGGCCTACGAGAAGTACAGCAGCGGCGTCACCatgggctgctggggcctgtgcATCTACGCCTTCAGCGCCGCCTTCTACTCAG CAATCCTGGAGAAGCTGGAGGAGTTCCTGAGTGTCCGCACCCTCTACTTCATCGCCTATCTCGCCTTCGGCCTGGGGACCGGGCTGGCCACGCTGTCCAGAAACCTCTACGTGGTCCTGTCCCTGTGCGTAACCTACGGGATCTTGTTTTCCACGCTGTGCACTCTGCCCTACTCCCTGCTCTGCGATTACTACCAGAGCAAGAAG TTCGCAGGGTCCAGCGCCGACGGCACCCGGCGGGGCATGGGCATGGACATCTCCCTGCTCAGCTGCCAGTACTTCCTGGCCCAGATTCTGGTCTCgctggtcctggggcccctgaccTCGGCCGTGGGCAGTGCCAGCGGGGTGATGTACTTCTCCAGCCTCGTGTCCTTCCTCGGCTGCCTGTACTCCTCCCTGTGTGTCATCTACGAACTCCCTCCCGGCGACACGGGCGACGACGAGCAGCGGCCCCTCCTGCCCAGTGCCTGA
- the SLC45A1 gene encoding proton-associated sugar transporter A isoform X2: MDFSADSADNPSHAYMMDVCSPVDQDRGLNIHALLAGLGGGFGYVVGGIHWDKTRFGRALGGQLRVIYIFTAITLSVTTVLTLVSIPERPLRPPGEKRTAMKSPSLPLPPSPPAPPEEGAGDPLPAQTATSFYASFSSPISPLSPLTPKYGSFVSRDSSLTGINEFASSFGASHIDSVLIDCFTGAQDPYLAMPGGAPRQPLSVSFPRAPDGFYRQDRGLLDRAEGALAADGDLLRVGSLDTPKPRSSGILKRPQTLALPDAAGGGGPDTSRRRNVTFSQQVANILLNGVKYESELTGSAEQAEPPLSARRLWATICHMPRALRSLCVNHFLGWLSFEGMLLFYTDFMGEVVFQGDPKAPHTSEAYEKYSSGVTMGCWGLCIYAFSAAFYSAILEKLEEFLSVRTLYFIAYLAFGLGTGLATLSRNLYVVLSLCVTYGILFSTLCTLPYSLLCDYYQSKKFAGSSADGTRRGMGMDISLLSCQYFLAQILVSLVLGPLTSAVGSASGVMYFSSLVSFLGCLYSSLCVIYELPPGDTGDDEQRPLLPSA; this comes from the exons ATGGACTTCAGCGCAGACTCGGCTGACAACCCCAGCCACGCCTACATGATGGACGTGTGCAGCCCCGTGGACCAGGACCGGGGCCTGAACATCCACGCCCTTCTGGCAG gTCTCGGAGGAGGGTTTGGATACGTGGTCGGGGGGATCCACTGGGACAAAACGCGCTTCGGGAGGGCCCTGGGGGGCCAGCTCCGCGTCATCTACATCTTCACCGCCATCACCCTGAGCGTCACCACCGTCCTGACCCTTGTCAGCATCCCCGAGCGGCCCCTGCGGCCGCCTGGCGAGAAGAGGACGGCCATGAAGAGCCCCAGCCTCCCGCTGCCGCCGTCGCCGCCCGCCCCGCCGGAGGAAGGCGCCGGCGACCCCCTGCCCGCGCAGACGGCCACCAGCTTCTACGCCAGCTTCTCCAGCCCCATCTCCCCGCTGAGCCCCCTCACGCCCAAGTACGGCAGCTTCGTCAGCAGGGACAGCTCCCTGACCGGCATCAACGAGTTCGCCTCGTCCTTCGGCGCCTCCCACATCGACAGCGTCCTCATCGACTGCTTCACGGGGGCCCAGGACCCCTACCTGGCCATGCCGGGCGGCGCCCCCAGGCAGCCGCTCAGCGTCAGCTTCCCCCGGGCCCCCGACGGCTTCTACCGCCAGGACCGGGGCCTCCTGGACAGGGCGGAGGGCGCCCTGGCCGCAGACGGAGACCTTCTAAGGGTGGGCTCCCTGGATACCCCCAAGCCTCGGTCATCTGGGATCCTCAAGAGACCCCAGACCTTGGCTCTCCCGGACGCGGCCGGAGGAGGGGGGCCGGACACGAGCAGGAGGAGGAACGTGACCTTCAGCCAACAG GTGGCAAACATCCTACTCAACGGCGTGAAGTACGAGAGCGAGCTGACGGGCTCCGCCGAGCAGGCCGAGCCGCCGCTGTCCGCCAGGCGCCTCTGGGCCACCATCTGCCACATGCCCCGCGCGCTGCGCAGCCTCTGCGTCAACCACTTCCTGG GGTGGCTGTCGTTCGAGGGGATGCTGCTCTTCTACACGGACTTCATGGGCGAGGTGGTGTTCCAGGGGGACCCCAAGGCCCCGCACACGTCGGAGGCCTACGAGAAGTACAGCAGCGGCGTCACCatgggctgctggggcctgtgcATCTACGCCTTCAGCGCCGCCTTCTACTCAG CAATCCTGGAGAAGCTGGAGGAGTTCCTGAGTGTCCGCACCCTCTACTTCATCGCCTATCTCGCCTTCGGCCTGGGGACCGGGCTGGCCACGCTGTCCAGAAACCTCTACGTGGTCCTGTCCCTGTGCGTAACCTACGGGATCTTGTTTTCCACGCTGTGCACTCTGCCCTACTCCCTGCTCTGCGATTACTACCAGAGCAAGAAG TTCGCAGGGTCCAGCGCCGACGGCACCCGGCGGGGCATGGGCATGGACATCTCCCTGCTCAGCTGCCAGTACTTCCTGGCCCAGATTCTGGTCTCgctggtcctggggcccctgaccTCGGCCGTGGGCAGTGCCAGCGGGGTGATGTACTTCTCCAGCCTCGTGTCCTTCCTCGGCTGCCTGTACTCCTCCCTGTGTGTCATCTACGAACTCCCTCCCGGCGACACGGGCGACGACGAGCAGCGGCCCCTCCTGCCCAGTGCCTGA